From Schizosaccharomyces pombe strain 972h- genome assembly, chromosome: II, the proteins below share one genomic window:
- the erg9 gene encoding squalene synthase Erg9 produces MSLANRIEEIRCLCQYKLWNDLPSYGEDENVPQNIRRCYQLLDMTSRSFAVVIKELPNGIREAVMIFYLVLRGLDTVEDDMTLPLDKKLPILRDFYKTIEVEGWTFNESGPNEKDRQLLVEFDVVIKEYLNLSEGYRNVISNITKEMGDGMAYYASLAEKNDGFSVETIEDFNKYCHYVAGLVGIGLSRLFAQSKLEDPDLAHSQAISNSLGLFLQKVNIIRDYREDFDDNRHFWPREIWSKYTSSFGDLCLPDNSEKALECLSDMTANALTHATDALVYLSQLKTQEIFNFCAIPQVMAIATLAAVFRNPDVFQTNVKIRKGQAVQIILHSVNLKNVCDLFLRYTRDIHYKNTPKDPNFLKISIECGKIEQVSESLFPRRFREMYEKAYVSKLSEQKKGNGTQKAILNDEQKELYRKDLQKLGISILFVFFIILVCLAVIFYVFNIRIHWSDFKELNLF; encoded by the coding sequence ATGAGTTTAGCTAACCGCATTGAAGAAATCCGGTGCCTTTGTCAGTACAAGCTTTGGAATGACCTTCCTTCTTATGGAGAAGACGAAAATGTGCCTCAAAACATCCGCCGTTGTTACCAATTACTCGATATGACCTCGAGATCCTTTGCAGTCGTTATTAAAGAATTGCCAAATGGTATTAGAGAGGCTgttatgattttttatcttgTCCTTCGTGGACTGGATACAGTAGAGGATGACATGACGTTGCCTTTGGATAAAAAGCTTCCAATCCTAAGagatttttataaaacaattgaagTCGAAGGGTGGACGTTTAATGAATCTGGTCCTAACGAAAAGGATCGTCAGCTTCTCGTAGAATTCGACGTGgttataaaagaatatcTTAACCTGTCAGAGGGTTATCGTAATGTTATTTCGAACATTACTAAGGAAATGGGTGATGGTATGGCTTATTATGCCTCTCTTGCCGAAAAAAATGACGGATTCTCTGTAGAAACTATAGAAGACTTTAACAAATATTGTCATTATGTTGCCGGATTGGTGGGAATTGGACTATCTCGTTTGTTTGCTCAATCTAAGCTAGAAGATCCGGATTTAGCTCATAGTCAAGCTATTTCCAATTCTCTTGGActctttttacaaaaagttAACATCATTCGTGATTATCGTGAGGATTTTGATGATAATCGTCATTTCTGGCCTCGTGAAATTTGGTCCAAGTATACTTCCAGTTTCGGTGATCTCTGTCTTCCTGACAACTCTGAAAAAGCTCTTGAATGTTTATCTGATATGACTGCTAATGCTTTAACACATGCTACTGATGCTCTCGTTTATCTTTCTCAATTGAAGACTCaggaaatatttaatttctgtGCTATTCCACAAGTAATGGCAATTGCCACATTAGCTGCAGTTTTCAGAAACCCGGATGTTTTTCAAACTAATGTTAAGATAAGGAAGGGTCAGGCTGTCCAGATTATTCTACATTCTGTAAACTTGAAGAATGTTTGTGATTTATTCCTTCGTTACACCCGTGATATTCATTATAAGAACACTCCTAAAGATCCCaactttttgaagatttCAATTGAATGTGGAAAGATTGAGCAAGTATCTGAAAGCTTATTTCCACGGCGCTTCCGTGAGATGTACGAAAAGGCCTATGTTAGTAAGTTGTCTGAACAAAAGAAGGGAAACGGAACTCAGAAGGCAATTTTAAATGACGAGCAAAAGGAATTGTATCGAAAGGATTTACAGAAACTAGGCATTAGCAttctttttgtattttttataatccTTGTATGCCTTGCTGTCATTTTCTATGTGTTCAATATTAGAATACATTGGTCAGACTTCAAAGAgcttaatttgttttag
- the oss1 gene encoding oxysterol binding protein — translation MPNPNQAIKKENEPIQVENPTELVRDDGEVEGYQKEEGKFKLVLSILKQCIGVKDIASLRFSLPAQLLEPVGNLEYWNYVDRPDYFAVMGDSDDELERMLGVLRWWFTKDLRFVRGRVVKPYNSVLGEFFRCKWVVTDPTVREDHTLDPDSSQLPTYKTEYSETTKFPLGKSYRPKASRTTSSQSVASTMTKSSTKTSKKKSSKKNSKSESNQDSSNDRSSTAPSTAESNNEHLSSSQKSKHSIVFMAEQTSHHPAVSAFYVTCPSKGIEVYGQDQIAVGFTGTSFKVCAGDLNKGVYVRFNKRDNEEYLCTHPSASVGGILRGNLHINLLDSTVILCPKTRIKTIITYIEERWLGKPRSLVEGVCYRYDPSNDTIDSIKAVPKENILATFKGNWRNCIFYSYAGESESRMLVDLNELDLVHKRCPPLDKQFPFESRKIWFPVTHNILAKHYTQATKAKQEIEDQQRQASAAREESHTEWKPRFFVPDEKEGRPTLTEEGKKVLEQSLSDEYIHGS, via the coding sequence ATGCCAAATCCTAATcaagcaataaaaaaagaaaatgaaccTATTCAAGTTGAAAACCCTACGGAACTAGTCAGGGATGATGGAGAAGTAGAGGGTTATcagaaagaagaaggaaaattCAAGCTAGTTCTTTCCATATTGAAACAATGCATTGGTGTGAAGGATATTGCTAGTCTTCGCTTTAGTTTACCTGCACAATTGTTAGAGCCTGTTGGAAACTTGGAGTACTGGAACTATGTTGATCGACCTGACTACTTTGCAGTCATGGGCGATTCTGATGACGAACTTGAAAGAATGTTGGGCGTATTGCGTTGGTGGTTTACAAAGGACCTTCGTTTTGTTCGTGGTCGTGTGGTAAAGCCTTACAACTCTGTGCTTGGTGAATTTTTCCGGTGCAAATGGGTCGTAACAGATCCTACAGTAAGAGAAGATCATACATTAGATCCAGATTCTTCTCAACTACCTACATACAAGACGGAATATTCCGAAACCACCAAATTCCCACTTGGTAAATCATATAGGCCAAAGGCCTCCCGTACAACGTCCAGCCAAAGCGTTGCATCTACCATGACAAAGTCTTCCACGAAGACTTCTAAGAAGAaatcttccaaaaaaaattctaaatCTGAATCGAATCAAGATTCAAGCAATGATCGTTCTTCAACAGCACCTAGCACCGCTGAATCAAATAATGAGCACCTTTCTTCCTCTCAGAAATCAAAACATTCTATAGTCTTTATGGCGGAACAAACCTCACATCATCCTGCTGTAAGTGCTTTTTATGTTACTTGCCCTTCTAAGGGCATTGAAGTATACGGTCAGGATCAAATTGCTGTTGGATTTACTGGAACTTCTTTTAAGGTTTGCGCTGGCGACCTAAACAAAGGTGTATACGTTCGCTTTAACAAAAGGGATAATGAAGAATACTTATGTACGCATCCCTCTGCCTCCGTTGGCGGTATCCTTCGTGGTAATTTACATATCAACTTGTTGGACAGTACTGTAATTTTGTGTCCTAAAACCCGTATTAAGACAATTATTACATATATTGAAGAAAGATGGCTTGGAAAACCGAGAAGCTTGGTAGAAGGCGTTTGTTATCGATATGACCCATCCAATGACACGATTGATTCAATCAAAGCAGTTCCCAAAGAAAACATCTTAGCTACTTTCAAAGGAAATTGGCGGAACTGCATATTTTACTCTTATGCAGGAGAATCTGAATCCAGAATGCTAGTTGATTTGAATGAGTTGGATTTAGTTCACAAGCGTTGTCCCCCTTTGGATAAACAATTTCCGTTTGAATCCCGGAAAATTTGGTTTCCAGTCACGCACAATATTTTGGCCAAGCATTATACTCAAGCTACGAAAGCAAAACAAGAGATTGAAGACCAACAACGCCAGGCGTCTGCCGCCAGAGAGGAAAGCCATACCGAATGGAAGCCCAGATTTTTTGTTCCAGATGAAAAGGAAGGTCGACCGACCCTTACTGAAGAAGGTAAGAAGGTCCTTGAGCAGTCCTTGTCAGATGAGTACATTCACGGAAGTTAA
- the tsc13 gene encoding enoyl reductase yields the protein MSITLSSRGRKIRKLPKSLEFPLDGSIDKLRDEVSSVTRLPVERLRFSTADGTTLLPNTTLRKYGVGPGATIWVKDLGPQIGWRTVFMIEYLGPLVIHLFFILNYKWIYRKDYNLCLNQKIAFVLVMLHFMKREYESIFVHRFSLATMPLRNIFKNCAHYHLLSGLFLAYFIYGPWHANDYIKPNHLLFLIVGWAFAVLSNFRTHIILRDLRPAGSKKRVIPTGYGFNLVSFPNYFFESLGWLFFALLTKSWASWIFLFVGSAQMFVWAKKKHARYLKEFPNYPRSRKIMIPFFL from the coding sequence atgagTATAACTTTATCTTCAAGGGGCAGAAAAATCCGAAAATTACCTAAGAGTTTGGAATTCCCTCTGGATGGGTCAATCGATAAACTCCGGGACGAAGTGTCCTCAGTAACACGGCTACCAGTTGAGCGTTTACGCTTCAGCACAGCCGATGGAACTACTCTTTTACCCAATACCACATTGAGGAAGTATGGTGTCGGCCCGGGTGCCACTATTTGGGTTAAAGACCTGGGTCCCCAAATTGGTTGGCGTACTGTTTTCATGATTGAGTATTTGGGTCCTCTTGTTATTCatctattttttattctaaaTTACAAATGGATTTATAGAAAAGACTACAACTTGTGCcttaatcaaaaaatagcATTTGTGCTTGTCATGTTGCATTTTATGAAACGCGAGTATGAAAGTATCTTTGTTCATCGCTTTTCACTTGCAACAATGCCCTTACGAAACATATTTAAGAATTGTGCACATTATCATCTTCTTTCGGGACTCTTTTTAGCTTATTTCATATATGGTCCTTGGCATGCTAACGATTACATAAAGCCTAATCATCTGTTGTTTTTAATCGTTGGCTGGGCGTTCGCTGTCCTTTCCAATTTTAGAACTCATATTATTTTACGCGATTTACGACCCGCCGGCTCCAAGAAGCGTGTTATCCCAACCGGTTATGGATTCAACTTGGTATCATTTCCCAATTACTTCTTTGAGTCTCTTGGCTGGCTTTTTTTCGCACTCTTAACGAAATCTTGGGCTTCTTGGATCTTCTTATTTGTTGGTTCCGCACAAATGTTTGTTTGGGCTAAGAAAAAGCATGCTCGCTATCTGAAAGAGTTTCCCAATTATCCCCGTTCTCGTAAAATTATGATTCccttctttttataa
- the nop56 gene encoding U3 snoRNP protein Nop56, producing the protein MADYLLYESATGYSLFDVVGADQIAAKTKEVQLSLQDISKFGKVVQLRSFIPFKNAAHALENANDISEGVLNDFLKNFLELNLPKASKKKKVSLGVQDKNLATSIKSEIDAIECDTSELTQDLLRGIRFHGDKLLKQLSPGDFERAQLGLGHSYSRAKVKFNVNRNDNMIIQAIAILDQLDKDINTFAMRMKEWYSWHFPELSKIVGDNYKYAVIVTLVGDKTTINDEMLHDLAAVVDDDKDIAQSIINAGKVSMGQDISEIDLENILSFAERVIKLSNYRKQLHNYLVQKMNVVAPNLAELIGEMVGARLISHAGSLTNLSKCPASTVQILGAEKALFRALKTRGNTPKYGIIYHSSFIGKAGAKNKGRISRFLANKCSIASRIDNFSDAPTTAFGQVLRRQVEERLNFFDTGVAPTRNSIAMAEAYEKALSSVNIDGDEEVDIDVEETVETISEKPSKKEKKDKKEKKKEKSKKKRSADDASEEVKKSKKKKKSH; encoded by the coding sequence ATGGCTGATTACTTGTTGTATGAGTCTGCGACAGGGTATTCCCTTTTTGATGTCGTTGGAGCTGATCAAATAGCAGCGAAGACAAAGGAAGTGCAGTTGTCTCTTCAggatatttcaaaatttggtaAAGTGGTGCAGCTTAGAAGTTTTattccttttaaaaatgctgCCCATGCTTTGGAAAATGCCAACGACATTTCTGAAGGCGttttgaatgattttttgaaaaactttttggaACTCAATTTGCCGAAAGCctcaaagaagaaaaaggtgTCTCTGGGAGTCCAAGACAAAAATTTAGCAACGTCTATTAAATCCGAAATTGATGCCATTGAATGTGACACTTCTGAGCTTACCCAGGATCTTCTCCGTGGTATTCGTTTTCATGGTGATAAACTTCTCAAGCAACTATCACCCGGTGATTTCGAAAGGGCTCAGCTTGGTTTAGGACATTCATACTCTCGCGCAAAAGTGAAGTTCAATGTTAACAGAAATGACAACATGATTATCCAAGCTATTGCTATCCTTGATCAACTTGACAAGGACATTAATACTTTCGCTATGCGCATGAAAGAGTGGTATTCTTGGCATTTCCCTGAGCTTTCGAAGATCGTTGGAGACAATTACAAATACGCTGTTATTGTTACACTGGTTGGTGATAAAACCACCATTAACGACGAAATGCTTCATGATCTGGCAGCCGTTGTAGACGATGACAAAGATATTGCTCAAAGTATAATCAACGCTGGTAAAGTGTCTATGGGACAAGATATCTCTGAAATTGACCTCGAGAATATTCTATCTTTTGCTGAACGTGTTATTAAACTTAGTAATTATCGTAAACAGCTACATAACTATTTGGTTCAGAAGATGAATGTTGTTGCTCCCAATCTTGCTGAATTAATTGGTGAGATGGTTGGTGCTCGTTTGATTTCTCATGCCGGAAGTCTAACTAACTTGTCAAAATGCCCGGCTTCTACGGTACAGATTCTAGGTGCTGAAAAGGCTTTGTTCCGTGCTCTGAAAACCCGTGGAAACACGCCTAAATACGGTATTATTTACCATTCTAGTTTTATTGGAAAAGCTGGCGCTAAAAACAAAGGCCGCATCTCTCGTTTCTTGGCTAACAAATGTTCTATTGCTAGCCGTATTGATAACTTTAGCGATGCCCCAACTACGGCATTTGGTCAAGTTCTTCGTCGACAAGTCGAGGAACGTCTCAACTTTTTCGATACCGGTGTCGCCCCTACTCGCAATAGTATTGCAATGGCAGAAGCTTATGAAAAGGCATTATCGAGTGTTAACATAGACGGAGACGAGGAGGTTGACATTGACGTTGAAGAGACTGTTGAAACCATTTCAGAAAAGCCGAgcaagaaagaaaagaaagacaagaaggagaagaaaaaggagAAGTCTAAGAAAAAGCGTTCTGCCGATGATGCATCAGAAGAAGTCAAGAAAAgtaagaagaaaaagaagagcCATTGA
- the cct6 gene encoding chaperonin-containing T-complex zeta subunit Cct6 encodes MLSLLNPKAESIQRAQALQVNISAAIGLQDVLKSNLGPTGTTKMLVDGAGAIKLTKDGKVLLTEMQIQNPTASCIAKAATAQDDATGDGTTSVCLLVGELLKQAELYIREGLHPSLISDGFNLAKNEALTFLDSFKTDFEVDREVLLNVAKTSLSTKISSKVVESLAPAVVDAILTIRRPDEPIDLHMVEIMKMQNRSASDTQLIRGLLLDHGARHPDMPKQVKNAYILILNVSLEYEKSEINSGFFYSTSEQRERLVESERKFVDNKLRKIVELKKEVCERDPTANFVIINQKGIDPLSLDVLAKNGIMALRRAKRRNMERLQLACGGVAQNSVDDLNPEVLGWAGSVYERTLGEEKYTFVEDVKDPKSATILIHGPNTYTIQQIQDATRDGLRAVKNAVEDNCLIVGAGAFEVACAAHLRNKFAAKEVKGKAKMGVYAYADALLIIPKTLAANSSYDTQDAIVALQEEASEGYKVGLDLKTGMPFDPEVEGIYDNYRVIRHMLHSATVIASNLISVDQILRAGRSSLKEGPPQ; translated from the exons ATGTTGTCCTTATTGAATCCCAAAGCGGAATCAATTCAGAGAGCGCAGGCTCTTCAG GTTAATATCTCAGCAGCAATCGGTTTGCAAGATGTcttgaaaagcaatttgGGGCCAACTGGAACAACGAAAAT GTTGGTTGATGGCGCTGGTGCTATTAAGCTTACGAAGGACGGTAAAGTCCTGCTTACGGAAATG CAAATACAAAATCCAACTGCCTCTTGTATAGCCAAGGCTGCAACTGCTCAAGACGATGCCACAGGAGATGGTACGACTTCCGTATGTCTTTTGGTTGGTGAATTACTTAAGCAAGCTGAACTTTATATTCGTGAAGGGCTTCACCCCTCTTTAATTAGCGATGGATTTAATTTAGCAAAGAATGAAGCCCTTACATTTTTGGATAGTTTTAAGACTGATTTTGAGGTCGACCGTGAGGTTTTGTTAAACGTTGCGAAAACCTCCTTAAGTACGAAGATTTCCTCAAAAGTTGTTGAGTCACTTGCACCTGCTGTTGTTGATGCTATATTGACAATTCGTCGTCCTGATGAACCTATTGATCTTCATATGGTCGAGATTATGAAGATGCAAAATCGCTCTGCTTCAGATACTCAATTGATTCGCGGTTTACTTCTCGATCATGGAGCTCGTCACCCCGATATGCCCAAGCAAGTGAAAAACGcttatatattaattttaaatgtttcttTGGAATACGAAAAGAGTGAGATAAACTCgggatttttttatagtaCTTCGGAACAACGTGAACGATTAGTCGAAAGTGAAAGGAAATTTGTTGACAATAAATTGCGCAAAATCGTTGAACTTAAGAAGGAAGTTTGTGAAAGAGATCCCACTGCGAATTTTGTTATTATCAATCAAAAAGGTATTGACCCCCTTTCTCTTGATGTATTAGCTAAGAATGGTATTATGGCTCTGAGACGAGCTAAACGTCGTAATATGGAACGACTTCAGTTAGCATGCGGCGGGGTAGCCCAAAACAGTGTGGACGATCTCAATCCTGAGGTTTTAGGATGGGCTGGATCGGTTTATGAGAGAACATTAGGTGAGGAAAAATACACTTTTGTTGAGGACGTTAAAGATCCTAAAAGTGCGactattttaattcatgGACCCAATACATATACAATACAACAAATTCAAGATGCAACTCGGGATGGTCTTCGTGCGGTAAAAAATGCTGTAGAAGACAACTGCTTGATAGTTGGAGCCGGTGCTTTTGAAGTTGCTTGCGCTGCTCATCTTCGCAACAAGTTTGCTGCTAAAGAAGTTAAGGGAAAGGCTAAAATGGGAGTATATGCTTATGCCGATGCTCTTTTGATAATTCCTAAAACTCTGGCTGCAAATTCTAGTTACGATACTCAAGATGCGATTGTTGCTTTGCAAGAAGAAGCATCTGAAGGATATAAAGTTGGGTTGGATTTAAAGACAGGTATGCCTTTTGATCCCGAGGTAGAAGGAATATATGATAACTACCGCGTCATTCGTCATATGCTTCATTCTGCAACAGTGATCGCTAGTAACTTGATTAGTGTCGATCAAATTCTTCGCGCTGGAAGAAGTAGTCTTAAAGAAGGCCCACCTCAGTAA
- the agn2 gene encoding glucan endo-1,3-alpha-glucosidase Agn2 yields MASLTTALPNKAVVAHFMMGLTYNYAQSDFQNDIQNAISLGLDGFVLNFGNDSWMMSKLTLMYNAADALNLQFLLYLNLDMSEMSTVPASTLVTYVQTFANRGHQARINNNVVVGTFLGQDINFGQSSVNQGWQVAFKNALASAGINIFFMPTWPLDASTIYQTYPVADGFCKWNCWPYYTSSPTSDAEDLVYIQNSKATNKKYMATVSPIFYTHFTSKNYSFFSEGLWFTRWMQLIKDQPNYVQVLTWNDYGESTYIGPTNYAADFPVIGSNSHEWVDSFTHAPLSYSLPLFIQMYKQNTTGLPSNFSGISQLYVTYRVHSKNATASSDSIPRPDNYQNSSDVISVISFAKSSYTLRVSVNGTVLGTTNVNAGVQSANVSFIVNNTAAAGLPLFQILNGTTVIAQGYGPLNILGNNSVVLYNFNFCTTRISW; encoded by the coding sequence ATGGCGTCGTTAACAACAGCTTTACCGAATAAAGCCGTTGTAGCCCATTTTATGATGGGTCTTACGTACAATTATGCTCAGAGTGATTTCCAAAATGACATACAAAATGCAATTTCTTTGGGGTTGGATGGGTTTGTGCTCAACTTTGGGAATGACAGTTGGATGATGAGCAAACTGACTTTGATGTACAATGCTGCTGATGCATTAAATCTTCAGTTTTTGCTTTACCTCAATCTAGATATGTCTGAAATGTCAACGGTTCCCGCTAGCACTCTTGTGACCTATGTTCAAACTTTTGCTAATCGTGGCCATCAGGCTCGGATTAATAACAATGTAGTCGTGGGCACATTTCTTGGGCAGGATATTAATTTTGGTCAGTCTTCAGTAAACCAAGGTTGGCAGGTAGCATTCAAAAACGCGTTGGCTTCTGCTGGtatcaatatttttttcatgcCCACTTGGCCTCTCGATGCTAGTACTATTTATCAGACATATCCAGTTGCCGATGGATTCTGCAAATGGAATTGCTGGCCTTATTACACAAGTTCCCCTACTAGCGATGCTGAAGACTTAGTTTACATACAAAATAGTAAAGccacaaacaaaaaatatatggCTACTGTCAGTCCAATATTTTATACACACTTtacttccaaaaattattctttcttttcagaAGGTTTATGGTTTACCAGGTGGATGCAACTTATTAAAGACCAACCAAACTATGTTCAAGTTTTAACTTGGAATGACTATGGAGAAAGCACATATATTGGTCCCACTAATTATGCTGCTGACTTTCCGGTCATAGGATCAAACTCTCATGAGTGGGTTGATTCGTTTACGCATGCACCTTTATCTTATTCACTTCCccttttcattcaaatgtataaacaaaatactaCAGGTCTTCCATCTAACTTCAGCGGAATATCGCAATTATACGTTACATACCGGGtgcattcaaaaaatgcgACAGCATCGTCAGACTCAATTCCTCGACCTGATAACTACCAGAACAGTTCTGACGTTATTAGTGTTATATCCTTTGCAAAGTCATCGTATACTTTGCGCGTTAGCGTTAATGGCACCGTACTAGGTACCACCAATGTCAATGCAGGTGTTCAGTCAGCTAATGTTAGTTTCATTGTTAACAACACAGCTGCTGCAGGTCTTCCactctttcaaattttaaatggaACGACAGTTATCGCTCAGGGGTATGGTCCATTAAATATTCTTGGTAACAATTCTGTTGTGCTATACAACTTCAACTTCTGCACCACTAGGATATCCTGGTAA
- the int6 gene encoding translation initiation factor: protein MGSELKSTSPLAVKYDLSQKIMQHLDRHLIFPLLEFLSLRQTHDPKELLQAKYDLLKDTNMTDYVANLWTNLHGGHTDEDMANAFAEKRRSVLQELSELEEEVQGILGVLENPDLIAALRQDKGQNLQHLQEHYNITPERIAVLYKFAQFQYNCGNYGGASDLLYHFRAFSKDPELNASATWGKFASEILTVDWDGAMEELGKLREMVDSKSFKDSAVQLRNRTWLLHWSLFPLFNHANGCDTLCDLFFYTPYLNTIQTSCPWLLRYLTVAVVTNQNNANQKPRNPRQSYQRRMRDLVRIISQENYEYSDPVTSFISALYTEVDFEKAQHCLRECEEVLKTDFFLVSLCDHFLEGARKLLAEAYCRIHSVISVDVLANKLEMDSAQLIQLVENRNNPSVAAASNVAADQSTEDESIESTSTNVVADDLITEAETATEAEEPEPEVQFGFKAKLDGESIIIEHPTYSAFQQIIDRTKSLSFESQNLEQSLAKSISELKHATV from the exons ATGGGATCCGAGCTTAAGAGTACAAGCCCTTTAG CGGTCAAGTATGATTTGTCGCAAAAAATTATGCAACACCTTGACCGCCATCTCATTTTTCCTCTATTGgaatttttatctttaaGACAGACTCATGATCCAAAGGAGCTTTTACAAGCTAAGTATGATTTGCTTAAAGATACCAATATGACTGATTATGTGGCCAACTTGTGGACTAATCTTCATGGGGGTCATACCGACGAGGACATGGCAAATGCTTTTGCTGAAAAGCGACGCAGTGTTTTGCAAGAGCTCTCTGAACTTGAAGAAGAGGTTCAAGGAATTTTAGGTGTCTTAGAAAATCCTGACTTGATTGCAGCTCTTCGTCAAGATAAAGGTCAAAATTTACAACACCTACAAGAACATTACAACATTACCCCTGAACGTATAGCTGTTCTTTACAAGTTTGCTCAATTTCAATATAATTGTGGAAACTACGGTGGTGCATCAGATTTACTTTATCATTTTCGTGCCTTCAGTAAAGACCCTGAATTAAACGCCTCCGCGACCTGGGGTAAATTTGCTTCTGAAATTTTGACTGTTGATTGGGATGGGGCTATGGAGGAATTGGGAAAACTTCGCGAAATGGTGGACTCCAAAAGCTTTAAAGATTCTGCTGTTCAATTGAGAAATCGAACTTGGCTCCTCCACTGGTCCTTGTTTCCTTTGTTTAATCATGCAAATGGTTGTGATACTCTTTGTGATTTGTTCTTCTATACTCCTTATCTCAACACCATCCAAACCTCTTGTCCCTGGCTATTAAGATATTTGACTGTCGCTGTTGTTACTAACCAAAATAATGCAAATCAAAAACCTCGTAACCCTAGGCAATCTTATCAAAGAAGGATGCGAGATCTCGTACGCATCATTAGCCAAGAAAACTATGAATACAGCGATCCTGTGAcctcttttatttctgcTTTGTATACTGAGGTCGACTTTGAAAAAGCTCAGCATTGCCTCAGAGAATGTGAAGAGGTTTTGAAAACCGACTTTTTTCTCGTATCTTTGTGCGATCACTTTTTGGAAGGTGCTCGCAAATTACTTGCTGAGGCATATTGCCGTATTCACAGTGTCATAAGTGTTGATGTGCTTGCTAACAAGCTGGAAATGGACAGTGCTCAATTAATACAACTTGTTGAAAACCGTAATAATCCTTCAGTTGCCGCAGCTTCTAATGTAGCTGCCGATCAAAGTACTGAAGATGAAAGTATTGAATCTACCTCTACAAATGTTGTTGCTGATGATTTAATCACGGAAGCCGAAACTGCTACTGAAGCCGAAGAGCCCGAACCCGAGGTACAATTTGGGTTTAAAGCTAAGTTGGACGGTGAATCAATAATAATTGAACACCCTACTTATTCAGCTTTCCAACAGATTATAGACCGTACAAAGTCATTAAGTTTTGAAAGTCAAAACTTGGAGCAATCTCTTGCTAAAAGCATTTCGGAGTTAAAGCATGCTACTGTTTAG